A genomic segment from Legionella micdadei encodes:
- the pcnB gene encoding polynucleotide adenylyltransferase PcnB, with product MLRKTRTSQPPVDLSYIIPRSHHNLSKTDISANALKVLNRLNSAGFQAYLVGGSVRDLLLGKAPKDFDIATNATPTQIRKLFRNARIIGRRFKLVHITFHREIIEVATFRGSDSQEIDENQQTNERGMIVRDNVYGTLDQDAWRRDFTINSLYYNIDDFSIVDFTGGVNDVHQRIIRLIGNPITRYQEDPVRMLRAIRFSAKLHFEIAEETAAPLPELCHLIRHVSGSRLFDETTKLYQCGEAETVQRLLVKYGLFAQLFEQTHQLLSSEYPVNALLGIALENTDTRIRDNKPVTPAFLLAVLLWFPLKDKALYLQQKESLDPLPALEKAMSIVISEQSQVITIPKRFSQVIREIWLLQFRFPKRFGGRAYNLLQHPRFRAAYDFLALRALAGDESMELAQWWTAFQDATDDEKASMITSLPASQASTKQRRRRKRKGVPS from the coding sequence CTGTTACGCAAAACAAGGACTAGTCAACCACCAGTTGACCTTAGTTACATTATTCCGCGCAGCCATCACAATTTATCAAAAACAGACATCAGTGCTAACGCCCTAAAAGTTTTGAATCGACTCAACAGTGCCGGGTTTCAAGCCTATCTGGTTGGAGGTAGTGTCCGTGATCTTTTGCTTGGTAAGGCTCCAAAAGACTTCGATATAGCCACTAATGCCACCCCCACTCAAATTAGAAAATTATTCCGTAACGCCAGAATTATTGGCCGCCGCTTTAAATTAGTTCACATCACCTTTCATCGCGAAATCATCGAGGTGGCAACATTTAGAGGGTCAGATAGCCAGGAAATTGATGAAAACCAACAAACTAACGAAAGAGGAATGATAGTTCGTGATAATGTCTATGGTACATTAGACCAAGACGCATGGCGACGCGATTTCACGATTAATTCCCTTTACTATAACATTGATGATTTTTCCATTGTCGACTTTACTGGCGGGGTTAATGACGTACATCAACGAATAATACGGCTAATTGGTAACCCAATAACACGATATCAAGAAGATCCGGTACGGATGCTTCGTGCCATCCGCTTTAGCGCTAAACTACATTTTGAAATTGCAGAAGAAACAGCCGCACCTTTACCTGAATTATGTCATTTAATACGGCATGTTTCAGGCTCACGCTTATTTGATGAGACAACAAAACTTTATCAGTGCGGTGAAGCCGAAACAGTGCAACGTTTGTTGGTTAAATATGGATTATTTGCCCAATTGTTTGAGCAAACGCATCAGCTATTATCCAGCGAATATCCTGTGAATGCGTTATTAGGCATTGCCTTAGAAAATACGGATACCCGCATTCGCGATAATAAACCAGTGACACCAGCCTTTTTGCTTGCTGTGCTGCTATGGTTTCCACTCAAAGATAAGGCCTTATACTTACAACAGAAGGAAAGTCTGGACCCTCTTCCTGCGTTGGAAAAGGCAATGTCAATTGTTATCAGCGAGCAAAGTCAAGTAATCACTATACCTAAACGTTTTAGCCAAGTTATACGTGAGATTTGGCTACTCCAATTTCGCTTTCCAAAACGCTTCGGCGGCCGCGCTTATAATCTTTTACAACATCCCAGGTTCCGGGCAGCGTACGACTTCCTTGCCCTACGTGCGCTCGCCGGCGATGAATCGATGGAATTAGCACAGTGGTGGACTGCTTTTCAAGATGCCACAGACGATGAAAAGGCAAGTATGATAACCTCCTTGCCCGCATCACAAGCATCGACAAAACAACGCAGACGCCGGAAACGGAAAGGGGTTCCTTCATGA